The genomic interval GCAAACATTGATGCTGTATATTAATCTtttcaggaaaaaaacaatCCTCAGAAACCCGACTTTGTTTTATGCTAGGTCTAGTTAACATCCTAGTATTTAACGTATGTTTAATACGTAATACTGCAActactgatttatttatttatatatatatatatatatatatatatatatatatatacacacacacagagagatatacacacacacacacacacacacacacagatatacacacacacacagagagagagagagatatatacacacacacacacacacacacacacagagagatatacacacacacacacacagagagagagagatatacacacacagagagagagatatacacacacacagagagagagagatatacacacacacacacacacacacacagagagagagagctacacacacacacacacagatatatatacacacacacacacacacacacagagagagagatacacacacacacacacacacacacacacacacacagagagagagatatacacacacagagagagagagagatatacacacacacacacacacagagagagagagatatacacacacacacacacacagagagagatatatacacacacacacacacacacacacacagagagatatacacacacacagagagagagagatatacacacacagagagagagatatacacacacacagagagagagagatatacacacacacacacacacacacacacacacacacacagagagagagagctacacacacacagatatatatacacacacacacacacacacacagagagagagatacacacacacacacacacacacacacacacacacagaagagagagatatacacacacagagagagagagagatatacacacacacacacacagagagagagagatatacacacacacacacacacagagagagatatatacacacacacacacagagagagagatatacacacacacagagagagagatatacacacacacacagagagagagatatatacacacacacacacagagagagagagagatatatacacacacacacacacacacacacacacacacacacagagagagagatatacacacacacacacacacagagagagagatatacacacacacagagagagagagatatacacacacacagagagagagagagatatacacacacagagagagagagagatacacacacacacagagagagagagagatatacacacacacagagagagagagagagatacacacacacacagagagagataggaaaTAAACTGGGacaaattaaaagtgtttacatttacaattgtGAAGTCTGTACTCAACAACTTATCCTGTGTTGTTTTCATAGAAACGGAGGGTTTCAAAATTGATACCATGGGCACCTACCACGGCATGACCCTGAAGTCAGTGACGGTAAGAGCAAACTGTTTGCTGATAGTGTTTAAAGATGACTACTCCCAGAGATACACTGCATGTCAATTTCACTCCATTTCTAATTATTGGTGTCAGCCAGAGCGGCTGCTAACATAGACCTCAATGTGTCCTGCTTGATAAGTAATCTGTGTTTATTGCCATGTGATGACTCACTGCATCAGTAAGCCGCCCAATTATTCTCTTTTTTAAGTAGCTAAATTAAGTAAAACAGTCATATTTTTCAGAAATATCTCAAAGAGATCAGAACAGAAAGTTTTGTCCTGTTTGTCATGTTTCAGATCCTCTTTAGAGCTGCGTCACCATCTACTGTTAGCTGCTTGCTAGTCGGTCTCAGTAATTCCTTGAAATGGAGTTGTCGGGTGAATCTTTGTGCTACATTAAGTCCTTtatgtactttaaaaaaaaaaaacattttcgtGTTTTGGTCATATGATGCATAATAAGTGGCTGGTCGCACTTCTGTTGTCAATGTGCCACATCTAAATATATAGTAGCTggcttcatgttttcttttttaaatgtaatcattgACTATTTGATAAACAtgtggaaacatttatttgcacTGTACCCTTTCCACTCTAATTTTCCAGTAGCCTTTATCTGTAATGCGGCAtatatcaaacacacaaaaaaacaaacaaaatatgtatataattacAATAGCTTATTATAATAGCTTGTGGACCACAGTAACGCACAGCTTGTTCTATTGTTAAAATATAACTGTGTACATAAACCCTCCAGTGGTTTGACATGTAAACAGTTTTCATCTCTTTTGTACAAAATTGGCAATCATTATCGAGCACTTCACCAGGTTTTACAGAACAGTTATACATCATTTGTGTTACCAGTGTGGAGTAATCCCTCGATGCCAAGAACAGAATGGGCTATAAATCATTAGTGTATCTAACGAGGAGAGTTTAATGATAACTTTTGCAGTTATTGAGCTGTTCTCTTATTCGTTCTGTTGACGTGTGGCCTGCCCGCTCTCGATCTGTTGATGCAGGCGTTGTGTTTGTTGCTCTGCAGGTGATTCCAGTATTTAAGTAGTTCATTGGGATGAAACCCATGTGATGTTATCAGATGGCTGTACTTGCAGCTGGAATAAGACACCCGCCAGTGGTTGAATAGGAACTCATTTGGCGGAGGAGTCGGCTCGATCCGGAGATTGGCCAGACATACTCCCACAAACACGTCCTCCAGATGCAGGATGCGGATCCTTAGAGATGCGCGATAGAGTTTCATGGCCAAGTCTCCGGAGAAGACGTACCCAGTCCCAGAGCAGAAGGTGGGATACTTCTCACCTGGGTACAACTCAGGGGACATGTACCACTTGCTGTTTGTGTTTCGGTTTGGTGCGAAGTCCCTCATGTTGTTGCCTGTGAAGTAGTTCTTTTTAAGCTGCTGTTCTGGCCTGAGCAGCTTGTAAATGAGGTTCTCTGTGTTGACGAACATGTCGCTGTCTGTCTTCATGACATAGCCGGCTTGTGGGCAGTGAATTGCCACCCAGTTAATTCCCATCAATGTCTTAAAGGTCAGGTTTTTGTAGGTATCCAAAAAGTCCTGCTGAATGATATCATGATACCTCCGGCTCTCTGCTTCCAGCATCCTTTGCTGTAAAAGTCCCAGCTCTCCTTCATTTTTCCCAAGCAGAAAGAGCCGGATGAAGCCCAGAGCCGGAGCCACGCTCTCGTTACCCCATGTCTGCCTTATTGCATTTCTTGCCTCCACCTGCCGAGCCTCAGTGGCTATCAGCAACACCAGAAATGGCGCAGGTCTGCTGTCTGCACATTTGGCTGGCTCGTTGATGATATAAGTGAAAGGCCCTTGGGTTATAGTGCCACTAAGATCTCCCTCTACACTATGGCTAGTGTTGCCTGCCAGAGTGTTCTCAAAACGTGAGTGTCCTCGAGGAGAGGAGACGCCCTCCTCCTCAGGGGAGCTGATGTTCGCATCGACCCTGGAAGTCAGCAGAGGAACAATGACAAATCTCCATGCTGAGGCGCTTGTGTTTAATTTGGCTTTGGTGGTATGATGTTCACCTCCGTACACCACAGGGTGGCCTCTCCACCATGGCATACCTGTGAGCTTATGCAGGTGGACCAGAAAGACCAGGAGACCCAACAGtgagaggagatagagaaagttagctgtgtgtgtacagcagtggCGTCGTCTCCACTGCATGGTTTAGGCAGGTCACTCGCAAGTCGGCGGAGGCAAATTTAAATGATGTTGTTGTCTGACAAGCCAGCTGTACGGTGCGGTGCTGCTCTATTGTCGCACGTCTTGTGATTGCctaggagacagaggagaggacataTTTGAGCAACAAGATACGCTTCTGAGACTGCGACAAAAATACCCACGATCAATTTGTACATTTCCTAATGGACAAGTCAGCAATGTGTAGACTGGTCCTCCTGATTTAGTTCATCTGAAGCTAATATTAAAGTTAATCTTCCTCAGTGTTCTTAAAGTTGATTTTAATAAAATCCAGAAGCCTTTACtcttttggttcactctcacagcCCTCATCAGGCAGCTGTtttatagtttaaaaaaagctcTAATAACGGACTGTGACCTGCACCAGCTGGAGAAcgtagtggagcatttagcagccagATATTTCCAGAAACATGACTTCAAATGAAGGAAAATATAATGCTCCATAACTGCTCAATGTTTAGATCAGCAGCTGTTTGCTACGTTTGACGTTTgataaagatgataaaatgtcactGTTGTCTATGTTAGAGCTCCCAAAGAGGTAAGATCCCtgatataaaaatgttattgttggtTAAGGTTTTGACGATAGTTTCCAGCAGTCCTCTGGTGTGAAGATCCGTAACACAAATGAAGTGGTCGTATTATGAAGTTGTGGTTCTGGAGGGCTTTTTGTCTTTGGTTTGtctctgtcagcaggattacagacaaaaatatagtaaatattttttatagcaCATTTATTACAGTGAATTAACCTTGAATATTGCCATAAAATCCATTTTACTTCCCGCTTTGATGCTAAAATACTAGTGAACTTTTTCACACTGCAAAAATGTGGTAATAAATGTGATAAATCCTTTCGATACTCAGTAAGGTAGCGTTTCTTACAGAGTATTGAATAGTTTTCGTCTCTACAGCAGGTGCACACAGTTGTTTACACCGCTGTGTTTGTCAGTCGCTGCCAGAAAGTTAGAATTACTTAATGGTGTGAACTGCTGCGGTGAATATTTAAATAGTCTTTCCTATTACATATGGAGCCTGTTTCAAGCAGCTGGTTTTCTTTGTTCAACAGATAATCTTAGTCTTCTTGGCCTTTTTGACCCTAAGATGACACAGCCTTATCTTTGCTCTATAATCAGCTAGCCGCGCATTTATATTTCTAACATTTCTAACAAATTTAGCATATGTTCATGCGCACGTAACTGTATGATCTAAGCTGATAAACATTTCATAAACATTATCTAAATTAGAAATTTCTTCACAatttgaaatatataaatataattttgtataAATCGATGTTTGAGATTGGAGCAGGTTCGGAGTTTCCTAGATGGTCCCCAGTTTTTCTTGtgtgtaattaaaaaatatgatAACTTAAAGTTTCTGTTATGTCTAATTGTGTATAATCTTGTAATGATGTTCAGAAATCGTATCAGTTGTGCTGTCGGTCACATTAAAAAATTATCCTGCACAGCAGGCTAATGTTGAACAAACAACTCTGCACACGGGTCACTGTAAAGTTAGTTACTGCCACTCCATGATTACTGATTGTTTACTAAAGGTTTGTTAGGTTAATGAAATgtctttgtcatgttttttgtttcactttttcaaCTCTACACTAGTTTGCTCTTGAACAGCATCCAGATAAATAATAGTTATAGAAAGAAaagcctgtgtttgtgtgctgctaGCACCCTGAAGTGGAGTGGAGTCTCTGTTTTACTGAATTACACACTACCCTCTTAAAGGACCCCAACGAGACAAAGAGTGGTTTGTGAGATCGCACAGAAGCCCTGAAAAGACTTCAGTTAGCTCTCTTGCATTCATCAGCAGAAATAGAACCGcggtttcctttttttttaaaggcacaccCATCACATCCTCTACGGTACATAACAACTGCTCATTAAATTTAGCAACATGAATCATTTCTCCAGCGCATTGTGTTGATGTGCGTTTGCATTCCAACAGCATAAACTCACCCCTCTTTAATCTAAGTACTCGACTCTTTCTGGCATCCATCGTTTCTGAATGTGATGAATGACGATCCTCACACACTGATCGCCCTGTTGTTCAATGCTCCCACTGTGCCCATAGCCAGATCACAATCACATCCAGCTACGGCTTGACGACTAAGGTCCTCATTTAGTTCCTCTACAGCGAGTGACAAGTCATCCTCTTCTTTTAACCCACATGTAGCAGTTACTCAAAATGACCAGAAAATGTAGTCCTCTTCCAGACACTCGTAGCCGTCTACCACATGCATGCAcaagtgtgtctctgtgcgtgtgcgtgggtAGGACATGTGTCAGAGCTCCAGTGTTGCAGTCTCTCCATCTGCCTTGGCGCATTGTCCCCAGAGGCTTAATGCTAACGGTGCTGCCTCTGGCCAAAGGGAGCAGAGAGTCAGTGGTTGAACAGTTAGCTGCAGCCGCCGGAGCTTTCACTGCCCTTGCTTGTCGTATTGTGTATATCAAAGCAGCAGTGGATAGATGAGGATCATCTCTGGACGATGCCTTGCATCACTCCGTTGACTCTGCATTTCCTCTATTTGCGTGCTGATTCTTGTTTTCTctattcctcttcctctttgattCACATGCTCTCATGTTAACGTCCCTCCCCCCCATGtgctgctctctcctcctttttttttggtttccaTTTTCCTCTTCTCGCACTCCTCATTCAGCCGCCTCTGTCACTCTGCTCTGTGCTGTCGCTGTGTTGTGTGCAAGAGGGCTAGAAGGGTGAAGGCAGCGGGGGAGGAGTAAGATGAACAGGCGGTAGAGctgtgagttgtgtgtttgatgtgaaaGGCAGCTCTAGGCTTGGTGGCAGTACGGTCTCCCACCACGTCAcgctgtctctgctgctgttgctgcccGCTCTGTTAAAGGGGGGTGCGGTGGGTTTGGACTGCTGACCTATTTGAATTCACGCCCATTCTCCAGAAAGAGGAATATAGCATTATATAAATTTGACGTGCTGTGAAGTAAGAGGGGAGAGAAGCCTTCATGTCGGCACTTCCACTAATCTTTGCGGATTGTGTAATCTGATTTGAAAGATGTTAAACGTTGCAGCTTAATTGTGCAATGGACAGGGCAACTCAAAAGCCCATTTAGTCGCAGTCTTTAATGCGTGTCCTGTCGGTCTCTTGTATTAGATTCTAATTAGAACACAGATAATTACAACAATGTTTCCGCTACGCTCAATCAGCCGTAGTTGTCGGCATTGCCGCAATTTTCATATTTGGTGGGGGGGTGGTAGTGGAAGAGGGCTGCTTGTTTACCAGACTAGCACTAGCTAGCTTACCAGCGTTGTACCTGTCTCATAATATCAACCTGTGAAGTGTTTTGGCGTCTGATAAACCTTCAAACTCAAGGATCTGTTACTCATCCTGGAGTCCCTGGATCCTCTCTGACGGGGGCCTGAAGCACTGTATATGTGGTGACGGGGGCCTGAAGCACTGTATATGTGGTGACGGGGGCCTGAAGCACTGTATATGTGGAGATTTGCTTATATGTAGCGTGTCCATGACTGTTGGACTATTTAAGTCAGGACATGTCGACTGTCGAGTacaaactgtttcacatcttctCAATCTGTTATAATTGCCAgcaatgtaacattttaaaaagcaggaCTGCTGTAAGGTACAGAAGTAGAATAATTGATCACAGAACATGGAACCTAAAATtcttccatttaaaaaatatatattttgaaaatgtcaataCAACACAGTGGAGGATGTGAAAAGAAGCCACAAAACAACAGGAGTGAAATATTGTACCGTGATGTGTTCACTACTTTGATTCTGGAGTAGACAAACGAAAATGAGCTTCTCTGTTTAAACAATGTTGCATGCAGGCTGAAATTCAACTCTGGTGTTCTGTCGGGAGATGCAGTGACTTAAAGCAAGCAACAGTAGAAACCCTAAAAGGAAAGTCCACTAGCCGCCAGGCTAATTCATAGAGTTTAAAATGCCACAGGCATAAGCTAATAGTGGTGGCTAACGCACTAATTGCTACCGTCAACCTGGATAGTCTTTGATGTGTGGTTCTTTTCACACACtaatcattttaaactgtattgTAAAGCTGTATTCTGGAGC from Cottoperca gobio chromosome 17, fCotGob3.1, whole genome shotgun sequence carries:
- the LOC115022198 gene encoding beta-1,3-galactosyltransferase 2-like, which translates into the protein MQWRRRHCCTHTANFLYLLSLLGLLVFLVHLHKLTGMPWWRGHPVVYGGEHHTTKAKLNTSASAWRFVIVPLLTSRVDANISSPEEEGVSSPRGHSRFENTLAGNTSHSVEGDLSGTITQGPFTYIINEPAKCADSRPAPFLVLLIATEARQVEARNAIRQTWGNESVAPALGFIRLFLLGKNEGELGLLQQRMLEAESRRYHDIIQQDFLDTYKNLTFKTLMGINWVAIHCPQAGYVMKTDSDMFVNTENLIYKLLRPEQQLKKNYFTGNNMRDFAPNRNTNSKWYMSPELYPGEKYPTFCSGTGYVFSGDLAMKLYRASLRIRILHLEDVFVGVCLANLRIEPTPPPNEFLFNHWRVSYSSCKYSHLITSHGFHPNELLKYWNHLQSNKHNACINRSRAGRPHVNRTNKRTAQ